The DNA segment ACTCGTCCAGGGCCGGGATCTGTCCGACGACACGCTGCGGGAACTGTTCGCCGACGCCGATCTGCTGGTGACGTTTAACGGCAAACGGTTCGACGTCCCCTTCCTGGAGACGAACTTCGACGTCTCGCTGTCCCGAATGCCCCATCTCGATCTGCTGTACCCCTGTCGGCGTCTCGATTTGACGGGCGGCCTGAAAACCATCGAGCAAGAGATCGGGATCGGGCGGGACCGGCCGGACATCTCCGGCAAAGAGGCGGTAGAGCTGTGGTACCAGTACGAACGCGGCGACGAATCTGCACTAGAAACGCTGGTGTCGTACAACCGCGAGGACGTCAGAAACCTCGAACCGCTGGCCGAGCGGGTCAACGAGCGCCTCGAACGGTCGCTCCTCCCTGAGACGACGACGATCTGACGGGGCAAGCGACCCCCTTCCTTCGCATGGAGAACGCCGTTGACCTCCTTCACGGCCTGAAGACCGTGAAATCCCGAGCGTTGTAATAATAAACACTCCACACTACCGCAGGTACGGCGGTTACCGTGATGGCGACGGCCTGAGCAGGTGCTCGCGGCCGGCAACGAGGCCCAGCGAGAGCCCGGTGAAGTGAGCGATCAGCGCGACGCCAGCGCTGGCCGTGACGACCGTCAGGGTGCCGGCGACTCCGAGCACGACCGCGAGTTGCACGCGCGGACTGAGCTTGATGCCGGCGGCGATCCGTTCGGTCAGGCGGTTGCCGGCCAGGACGTATCCCAATAGTGCGAAGACCGCGCCACTGGCACCCAGGACCGCGGTCCCCTGCCCGAAGACGAGCGCCGTGACGGCGACCTGCACGACGCCGGCGACGACCCCAGCGGCGAGAAAG comes from the Halapricum desulfuricans genome and includes:
- a CDS encoding rhomboid family intramembrane serine protease encodes the protein MDEPSSPTLTLAALAVVVGVVQVLLALVGVDPWYFALAWPLADRPWTLVTSIFAHGSLGHLLSNLLGLVVVGIFLERRTSPARFYAFFLAAGVVAGVVQVAVTALVFGQGTAVLGASGAVFALLGYVLAGNRLTERIAAGIKLSPRVQLAVVLGVAGTLTVVTASAGVALIAHFTGLSLGLVAGREHLLRPSPSR
- a CDS encoding ribonuclease H-like domain-containing protein: MRVENSFIPVEGVGETTERRLWERGITHWDEFDPDAVGPTTAERIQSFIDRAYDRLEEGDSSFFAREFPSAEQWRLFETFRDGALFFDIETTGLDADRNEVTTVSAHLDGRTETLVQGRDLSDDTLRELFADADLLVTFNGKRFDVPFLETNFDVSLSRMPHLDLLYPCRRLDLTGGLKTIEQEIGIGRDRPDISGKEAVELWYQYERGDESALETLVSYNREDVRNLEPLAERVNERLERSLLPETTTI